In the Bacteroidales bacterium genome, ACGACCATAATTACAGATATTATGTATTATCTCAACCGATTATAAGTGATTTTGAGTATGATAAGCTAATGGAACAACTTATTCAACTCGAAAAAAGTAATCCGGAGTTTTATGATAATAATTCTCCTTCGCAACGTGTGGGGAATGATATAAATGTTGAATTCAAACAAATTGAACATAAATATCCTATGCTTTCGCTTGGAAATACATACTCAAAAGAAGAACTGGCTGAATTCGATAACAGGATAAAAAAGTTAATTACTGAAAGTTTTGAATATGTTTGTGAATTAAAATATGATGGAACTTCAATTAGCCTGACATATGAAAATGGAATTTTAAAACAAGCTGTTACACGCGGAGATGGAGCAGTTGGAGATGATGTTACATTGAATGTTAAAACAATAAAAAGTATTCCTCTTAAATTAAAGGGAAATGATTACTCTGAAAATTTTATAATCAGAGGAGAAATTTTTATTTCCCACAAAGGATTTGAAAAAATGAACGCAGAACGTATTAATAATGATGAAATACCATTTGCCAATCCAAGAAATGCAGCATCAGGAACTTTAAAAATCCAAAATTCTTCGATAGTTGCCAAAAGACCATTAGATTGTTTTCTATATTATTTGTTAGGTGAAAAATTGATTTTTGATGAACATTTTGAAAATCTTAATAAGGCAAAAGAATGGGGTTTTAAAATATCTGAATATATAAAAAAATGTAATTCAATTAATGAAGTTTATGAATTTATTGATTATTGGGATACTGAAAGAAAAAATCTCCTATTTGATATTGACGGTATTGTTGTTAAAGTAAATTCATTGAGACAACAAAAACTATTGGGATTTACTACAAAATCACCACGATGGGCAATATCATATAAATTCAAAGCAGAACAAACTGAAACTAAACTTATTTCAATTGATTATCAGGTTGGAAGAACAGGAGCAATAACCCCGGTAGCTAACTTGGAACCTGTACAATTAGCCGGTACGATAGTCAAAAGAGCTTCATTACATAATGCAAATCAAATATCTATGTTGGATATACGAATTGGTGATTATGTATTTGTTGAGAAAGGAGGGGAGATAATTCCCAAAATAGTTGGAGTTAATACAAAAAAAAGAAATATTAATTCAGAGCCTGTAAAATTTATTGAACATTGCCCTGAGTGTGGAACTATCCTGATAAAAAAAGAAAGCGAAGCTGCTCATTATTGTCCTGATGAATCTAATTGCCCGCCACAAATAAAAGGGAAAATTGAACATTTTATAAGCCGTAAAGCAATGAATATTGATGGGCTGGGAGAGGAGACAATAGCTTTACTTTTTAAGAATGAATTGATAAAAAATATTGCTGATTTATACTGCTTAAAAACTGAACAATTGAATCCTTTAGAAAGATTAGGAGAAAAATCGGCAAATAATATTATTGATAGTATAAAAAAATCAATAAATGTACCTTTTCCTAGAGTGCTTTATGCATTAGGAATCAGATATGTAGGAGAAACTGTTGCAAAAAAACTCGCAAATTATTTTAATTCGATTGAAAAATTATCAAATGCAAATTTTGAAGAATTAATTGAAGTTGATGAAATTGGAGATAGAATTGCAGAAAGCATAATTCTTTTCTTTAAAGATGAAAACAACAAATTA is a window encoding:
- the ligA gene encoding NAD-dependent DNA ligase LigA; amino-acid sequence: MNTNSIKERIEQLRNQLNDHNYRYYVLSQPIISDFEYDKLMEQLIQLEKSNPEFYDNNSPSQRVGNDINVEFKQIEHKYPMLSLGNTYSKEELAEFDNRIKKLITESFEYVCELKYDGTSISLTYENGILKQAVTRGDGAVGDDVTLNVKTIKSIPLKLKGNDYSENFIIRGEIFISHKGFEKMNAERINNDEIPFANPRNAASGTLKIQNSSIVAKRPLDCFLYYLLGEKLIFDEHFENLNKAKEWGFKISEYIKKCNSINEVYEFIDYWDTERKNLLFDIDGIVVKVNSLRQQKLLGFTTKSPRWAISYKFKAEQTETKLISIDYQVGRTGAITPVANLEPVQLAGTIVKRASLHNANQISMLDIRIGDYVFVEKGGEIIPKIVGVNTKKRNINSEPVKFIEHCPECGTILIKKESEAAHYCPDESNCPPQIKGKIEHFISRKAMNIDGLGEETIALLFKNELIKNIADLYCLKTEQLNPLERLGEKSANNIIDSIKKSINVPFPRVLYALGIRYVGETVAKKLANYFNSIEKLSNANFEELIEVDEIGDRIAESIILFFKDENNKLIINRLKQEEIQFEIKEGDKIKKSNKLEGLSIVISGTFKKYSRDELKALIEQNGGKNVSSVSSKTSYLLAGENIGPSKLSKAKKLNVKIISEDDFFIMIK